In the Parasteatoda tepidariorum isolate YZ-2023 chromosome 3, CAS_Ptep_4.0, whole genome shotgun sequence genome, one interval contains:
- the LOC107437675 gene encoding zinc finger protein 300, which translates to MRFSRKKHLNVQNVTHSEKPYSCVVCNVGFSIKSSLIRHALVHSGVNPYSCNICNKNFSQKNNLKKHNLIHTGEKPYSCSKCDMQFTRKDQLNTHNIVHTGKKPYSCNVCNMCFSEKSILNRHNLVHTGEKPYSCNVCNKCFSQKGHMREHYLIHTGEKPFSCTICNMCFSRKNHLNRHNLTHTGEKPYSCNVCNMCFSQRNDLKRHNLIHTGEKPYSCNVCNKRFSLNKHLSRHNLVHSGEKPYVCSICDIGFTEKRSLTRHQLIHSGEKSLVV; encoded by the coding sequence ATGCGTTTTAGtcgaaaaaaacatttaaatgtccAAAATGTTACTCATAGTgaaaagccttattcttgtGTTGTATGCAATGTTGgtttttctataaaaagttctttaattaGGCATGCTCTTGTTCATTCGGGTGTAAACCCATATTcttgtaatatatgtaataagaatttttctcagaaaaataatttaaaaaagcataatttaatccatactggtgaaaaaccttattcttgtagcaAATGTGATATGCAGTTTACTCGAAAAGATCAATTAAATACGCATAATATTGTTCATACTGGTAAAAAACCTTACTCTTGTAATGTATGTAATATGTGTTTTTCTGAAAAGAGTATTTTAAATAGACATAAtcttgttcatactggtgaaaaaccttattcttgtaatgtatgtaataagtgtttttctcaaaaaggtCATATGAGAGAACATTATCTTATTCATACTGGAGAAAAGCCTTTTTCTTGTACTATATGTAATATGTGTTTTTCTCGAAAGAATCATTTAAATAGACATAATCTTACTCATACTGGTgaaaagccttattcttgtaatgtatgtaatatgtgtttttctcaaagaaatgatttaaaaagacaTAACTTGattcatactggtgaaaaaccttattcaTGTAATGTATGTAACAAGCGTTTTTCACTAAATAAGCATTTATCTAGACATAATCTTGTTCATTCTGGTGAAAAACCTTATGTGTGCAGTATATGTGATATAGGGTTTACTGAAAAAAGATCGTTGACTAGGCACCAACTTATTCATTCTGGTGAAAAGTCTCTTGTAGTATAG
- the LOC107437674 gene encoding uncharacterized protein — translation MEWNKNAIYKLIAEYKERPELWDSNIPSYSDRYIREKSLNDIAKIFDTDVEIVKKKINNLRTQFLDNQKKVIKSRTSGAGIGDVFEPKWVYYKEMMFLRPSTIPCDSRNNLKQKQKEMEKTFEDYSTDEDPYLNTLNSTSTTPIHQRKRKCTQESDLMAAAINSVARKDDLDCFGSYIAAELRTLSPRSRTVAKSRIFNTLMELKKD, via the exons atggAGTGGAATAAAAATGCCATATACAAACTCATTGCTGAGTATAAGGAGAGACCGGAATTGTGGGATAGTAATATCCCATCATATTCCGATAGATATATAAGAGAGAAATCTCTAAATGACATTGCTAAGATCTTTGACACAGAtgttgaaattgtgaaaaaaaagattaacaatCTGAGGACACAGTTTCTAGACAACCAAAAAAAAGTGATCAAGTCGAGGACAAGTGGAGctg gTATCGGCGATGTCTTTGAACCTAAGTGGGTGTATTACAAAGAGATGATGTTTTTAAGACCAAGTACCATTCCTTGTGACAGTAGGAATAATTTAAAG CAAAAGCAGAAGGAAATGGAGAAAACCTTCGAAGATTACTCCACGGATGAAGATCCCTATTTGAACACTCTTAACTCTACGAGCACCACACCAATccatcaaagaaaaagaaaatgtactCAGGAGAGTGATTTAATGGCTGCAGCCATTAACAGCGTCGCCAGAAAGGATGATTTGGATTGTTTCGGCTCGTACATCGCAGCGGAGTTGAGAACTTTGTCGCCAAGGAGCCGGACAGTTGCCAAATCACGTATATTTAATACActtatggaattaaaaaaagattaa